The proteins below come from a single Mercenaria mercenaria strain notata chromosome 3, MADL_Memer_1, whole genome shotgun sequence genomic window:
- the LOC123545274 gene encoding uncharacterized protein LOC123545274 — MYGKHIRRKTVFLFLFITVFLLVYIKGANFLAISKLGIDVKKWFLLSQINDSRHQLQTFKMINIEIQKKRKDDIYAYCKATRVPKTSANSTVPLIYNNNYSLCYFDMPKIGSTFIKQMFSVLKHGVEYAKNNFSISRNKVHSGVQTRERFHYNDTLEKTLTIVPVRNPYSRLFSAFIDKVYLLSSVDLRLKIIANKYQYSLSDLKDLAQPGYNYTSELSVTFQDFLDYALSPRAEKNILYDHYSRCFTRLQLLICNSNRYIVVKQESFETDIQHVLQSVGIDTAQPKIYNRIIKSLHESRVEDNIPGIVKVTFHFAGRHAELWNGPIVAERLWHSFQIQGYVSKNTPFPKRYFNSKNTYMNSNTTLTIFLHEMQKGKLSRSESLIQRKEAMLNAYKCLPKSVIRKIQALYDCDFKAFGYDKTLM, encoded by the exons ATGTATGGAAAGCATATTCGCAGGAAGACAGTTTTTCTATTCCTCTTTATTACAGTCTTTCTATTGGTTTATATCAAAG gagCAAACTTTCTAGCAATATCAAAACTAGGTATAGACGTCAAGAAATGGTTTCTTTTGTCGCAAATAAATGATTCCCGACAtcaattacaaactttcaagATGATAAACATAGAAATACAGAAGAAGAGGAAAGATGACATATATGCATACTGTAAAGCCACTAGAGTCCCTAAGACATCTGCAAATAGTACTGTGCCGCttatttacaataataattatagcCTATGCTACTTTGATATGCCAAAAATAGGATCTACTTTCATTAAACAAATGTTTTCCGTGCTTAAACATGGTGTAGAATatgcaaaaaataattttagcatATCACGTAATAAGGTTCACAGTGGAGTACAAACAAGAGAACGATTTCATTATAACGACACATTAGAGAAAACATTGACTATAGTTCCTGTTCGAAATCCATACTCTAGATTATTTTCTGCATTTATTGATAAGGTGTATTTGCTAAGTAGTGTTGATTTACGattaaaaattattgcaaataAGTATCAATACAGCTTATCAGATCTAAAAGACCTTGCACAACCTGGTTATAATTACACAAGTGAACTTTCAGTGACTTTTCAGGACTTCCTTGATTATGCATTAAGTCCAAGAGCAGAAAAGAATATTCTATATGATCATTATAGCAGATGTTTTACGCGATTGCAACTTTTGATATGCAACTCTAACAGGTATATCGTAGTGAAACAGGAATCTTTTGAAACGGACATTCAACACGTTCTGCAGTCCGTAGGAATAGATACAGCACAACCTAAAATATATAATAGGATAATTAAATCACTCCACGAGTCGCGTGTTGAAGACAACATTCCCGGAATAGTCAAAGTTACATTTCACTTTGCAGGAAGACATGCTGAATTATGGAATGGGCCCATTGTAGCAGAAAGGCTATGGCATTCATTTCAAATTCAGGGTTATGTCAGCAAAAACACCCCCTTTCCCAAAAGGTACTTTAACTCTAAGAATACATACATGAATTCAAACACTACTTTGACAATTTTCTTACATGAAATGCAAAAAGGAAAGTTGTCTCGATCAGAAAGTTTGATACAAAGGAAGGAAGCAATGTTAAATGCTTATAAATGCTTGCCAAAAAGCGTTATTCGAAAAATACAAGCTTTGTATGATTGTGATTTTAAAGCTTTCGGGTATGATAAAACATTGATgtaa